Proteins encoded within one genomic window of Eurosta solidaginis isolate ZX-2024a chromosome 1, ASM4086904v1, whole genome shotgun sequence:
- the LOC137237904 gene encoding serine palmitoyltransferase small subunit B-like — MLKFTKNLLLNLYLQYELVTCIYMFEPWEKKLINSFVLLTLSLIIFSSCVYLPSYIETFLKFLSPLPREEGSASYTPMLHTEKISMS, encoded by the exons ATGCTTAAATTCACAAAAAATCTGTTGTTGAATCTTTACCTGCAATACGAATTGGTCACCTGCATCTATATGTTTGAGCCATGGGAAAAGAAACTAATAA atAGTTTCGTACTGCTCACACTTAGCTTGATAATCTTCTCGAGTTGCGTCTACTTGCCGTCATATATTGAAACATTTCTAAAATTTCTGTCGCCGCTACCACGTGAAGAAGGATCTGCATCATATACGCCGATGTTGCACACAGAAAAAATAAGTATGAGTTAA